In a single window of the Halomicroarcula saliterrae genome:
- a CDS encoding chemotaxis protein CheW has protein sequence MSDDRMDRAARIRNMREGNRGTDDETAESDATAEAETAASTDVSEPAASDSDSGHPSSGNDAASTESPGEPATDGSENDGATERATTGSDAATASGTGTTASEPPERSQPASTRTDATDSRSDASNSPAAADEAEAIAQRAAASAAEVMGTDAGETAEAGTDSEAATETDSPSVPADVTGASTVPGDVTGVELPDRELLEAAMATSSVESTEGGARAAMEEGSTQSEEVVRVLEFALGEEYYCLDIEYVEEIVKRSAVTRVPNTPDFVDGVVDLRGQITTILEPKEMMNIESEGEQNLIIVFDPEQFEEQGAVGWVVDEVRQVVPVAESDVNRPPVDAEYINGVVDRAEYDQFVIWVEPEDALSQATATEDE, from the coding sequence ATGAGCGACGACCGTATGGACAGAGCAGCGCGCATCCGCAACATGCGCGAAGGCAACAGGGGTACCGACGACGAAACGGCGGAGTCCGACGCGACCGCGGAGGCCGAGACAGCGGCGTCGACCGATGTCTCCGAACCGGCGGCGTCGGACAGCGACTCCGGCCATCCGAGCTCGGGCAACGACGCAGCGTCGACGGAGTCGCCCGGCGAACCCGCGACGGACGGGAGTGAGAACGACGGCGCGACCGAGCGCGCGACGACTGGGAGTGACGCTGCCACGGCGTCGGGGACCGGCACGACGGCGTCGGAACCGCCGGAGCGCTCACAGCCCGCGTCGACACGGACGGACGCGACCGACTCCCGGTCGGACGCGTCGAACTCGCCCGCGGCGGCCGACGAGGCCGAGGCCATCGCCCAGCGAGCCGCCGCGTCGGCGGCGGAAGTGATGGGAACGGACGCCGGTGAGACGGCCGAGGCGGGGACCGACAGCGAGGCAGCGACCGAGACGGACAGTCCGTCGGTCCCGGCGGACGTGACCGGTGCCTCGACGGTGCCCGGGGACGTGACCGGCGTCGAGCTCCCGGACCGGGAGCTGCTGGAGGCGGCGATGGCCACCTCCTCGGTCGAGTCCACCGAGGGCGGGGCGCGAGCCGCGATGGAGGAGGGGTCGACCCAGTCCGAGGAGGTGGTGCGCGTCCTCGAGTTCGCGCTCGGCGAGGAGTACTACTGTCTGGACATCGAGTACGTCGAGGAGATCGTCAAACGGAGCGCGGTCACGCGGGTGCCCAACACGCCAGATTTCGTCGACGGTGTCGTCGACCTGCGGGGCCAGATTACGACCATCCTCGAACCCAAGGAGATGATGAACATCGAGAGCGAGGGCGAACAGAACCTCATCATCGTCTTCGACCCGGAGCAGTTCGAGGAGCAGGGCGCGGTCGGCTGGGTCGTCGACGAGGTCCGACAGGTCGTCCCGGTCGCCGAGTCCGACGTCAACCGCCCGCCGGTCGACGCCGAGTACATCAACGGCGTCGTCGACCGGGCGGAGTACGACCAGTTCGTCATCTGGGTCGAACCCGAGGACGCGCTGTCGCAGGCGACGGCGACCGAGGACGAATAG